The proteins below are encoded in one region of Apium graveolens cultivar Ventura chromosome 4, ASM990537v1, whole genome shotgun sequence:
- the LOC141717394 gene encoding uncharacterized protein LOC141717394, producing MGAQSLASSNAYFQGAVRQAESWKRASDKADNALRRQQKKYATLEKKLKRKEEELRESNAELVVLRAEKDKAIDNYLDSEEFAQSMRIRDDSVFPGFFRTGWDTALGTVNEACPDINPADYICPDDEALLQRFRTRVVVSDHVPQDPLLPPPESSSRPAEDDSSSSSSETTETSSESGEDDNMDAEGTSAP from the exons atgggagctcagtctctggcttcg tctaacgcctactttcaaggcgctgtgaggcaagccgaatcgtggaagcgggcttctgataaggccgataatgccctcaggaggcaacagaagaagtatgctaccctggagaagaagctcaagcgcaaggaggaagaactcagagagtctaacgccgagctggtggtacttcgggcggagaaggataaagctatagacaactatctggactcggaggagtttgcccaatccatgaggattagggatgattcagtctttcctgggttttttaggactggttgggacacggcccttgggaccgtgaacgaggcttgtcctgatattaacccggcggactacatctgccctgatgacgaggctttgctacagaggtttcgtacccgagtagttgtctcggaccatgttcctcaggatccactccttcctcctcccgagtcttcttccagacctgctgaggatgacagctcttcctcctcctccgagacgacagagacatccagcgagagtggagaggatgataatatggatgccgagggtacttcagctccttag